The following proteins are co-located in the Aquarana catesbeiana isolate 2022-GZ linkage group LG02, ASM4218655v1, whole genome shotgun sequence genome:
- the LHFPL5 gene encoding LHFPL tetraspan subfamily member 5 protein has translation MPPLLPAQEAAKIYHTNYVRNARAIGVLWAVFTICFSVIMVEVFIQPYWIGDSLNTPQAGYFGLFSYCIGNALTSELICKGGALDFESVPSGAFKTAMFFVGVSMFLVVGSMLAFGLFFFCNSATVYKICAWMQLASAGGLMIGCLIYPDGWDSTEVKRMCGDKTDKYTLGACTIRWAYILAIIAILDALILSFLAFVLGNRQDSLLPEDFKIQSKEDEGG, from the exons ATGCCTCCGTTGCTGCCTGCACAAGAAGCAGCTAAAATATACCACACCAACTATGTTCGCAACGCTCGTGCCATTGGTGTCTTGTGGGCAGTTTTCACTATATGCTTCTCCGTTATCATGGTGGAAGTGTTCATCCAGCCATATTGGATTGGAGACAGCTTAAACACACCTCAAGCTGGTTACTTTGGACTGTTTAGCTACTGTATAGGCAATGCATTGACCTCAGAGCTCATCTGCAAAGGAGGCGCCTTGGACTTTGAATCTGTACCTTCAGGAGCCTTCAAAACAGCCATGTTTTTTGTAGGAGTGTCAATGTTTTTGGTGGTGGGCTCCATGCTGGCATTTGGTCTTTTCTTCTTCTGCAATTCAGCAACAGTGTACAAGATCTGTGCGTGGATGCAGCTGGCTTCAG CTGGTGGCTTGATGATTGGCTGCCTTATTTATCCTGATGGGTGGGACTCTACAGAAGTCAAACGCATGTGTGGGGACAAGACTGATAAATACACACTAGGAGCATGCACAATACGCTGGGCATATATCCTAGCTATCATTGCCATTCTGGATGCCCTCATTCTCTCTTTTCTGGCCTTTGTCCTTGGGAACAGACAGGATAGTTTGCTGCCAGAGGATTTCAAGATCCAGAGCAAAG AAGATGAGGGTGGCTGA